Genomic window (Synechococcus sp. LA31):
TGCCCGAGCGGAAACAGTGGCGGAGAAACCCAGTTTTCGCGGTGCTTGGCGGCATCGGCGCTGCTTGCTGCCGGCCAATTCCTTTTTGGAGAAAGGCCATCGCATCCAGCGGCGGGATGGAGCGCTGTTCTGGTTGGCGGGCATCTGGGATCGTTGGATCGGTCCCGATGGCAGCGAAGTGGAGAGCTGCTGCGTGCTCACCTCTCCACCCAATGCCCTGGTGGCGCCACTGCACAACCGCATGCCGGTGGTCCTTCCCGATGGACTGGAGCAGGCCTGGCTGGAAACGAAAGATGGCCCAGGCCTGCGCGCGCTTGAACCCTTGCTGCTGGGTTGGGATGGTGGAGGTTGGTGTGTGGATCCGCCGCCGCGGGCGAACGAGCAGTTGCCACTGTTCGTTTGATCTTCACAATGGCTCCAGTTCGGCAGCGCGTGCCCATGCGATCTCGGCTGCAGCGTCGCCGGCACCGTGGTTATGTCGGGCTCCTGATCACCTGTTTGGCTGTGATCACCTGTCTGATGCTGCCCCATGGGTTGCGTCAGCTGGCTGCGATTGGTTACCTCTCCCTGCCCTTGGTGTTGTTGAGCGCGCTCGGCAATCCCATCGACCAGGGGCGCTGGCCGCAGCTGCGAACTCACATCTACAGACTGCTGGCCTTCACAACCTGGGTTGCGTCGCTGGTTTGGTATCTCACCCCCCTCTCGCAGCAGGGCACGGGTGTGGCGTTGCTGGCGTTATGGGCGCTGCTGGTGCTGTGGAGTTGCGAGCGCTTGATCCGCAATTTGGCCATGGAGCGTTGCATCAATCGCGAGGTGCTGTTAGGTGCCCTGGCGGGTTATTTGTTGCTTGGACTCGCGGCTGGGTTGTTGTTCAGTGGGCTGGAAACGGTGGCGCCCGGAAGCTTTGCGGCTGGTCGGTCTTTGGAGGGCCCTGTGCTGCGCTGGCAGGGAGCCACGCCTGATCCATCGAGCCCCGTGTGGACGGTGGATTTCGTTGAGCTCAACTATTTCGCCTTCGTCACCCTCACCACCACTGGCTATGGCGACATCCACCCGGTGACGCCGCAGACCCAGATGCTCTGCGTGCTGGTGGCGATCACCGGCACGGTGTATCTGGCGATGGTGATGGGTCTGCTGATCAGCCGCTACACCGCCCGCGATGTGGAAGATGATCTCGAAAACTAGGAGGTGAGCTCCAGGAGCCAGTCGGCCCCAAAGCGCTGCAACGATTGGGGGTGCCACGGCTCCGCCTGATTCACGCTCACCAGCCCCAGATCT
Coding sequences:
- a CDS encoding SOS response-associated peptidase, producing ARAETVAEKPSFRGAWRHRRCLLPANSFLEKGHRIQRRDGALFWLAGIWDRWIGPDGSEVESCCVLTSPPNALVAPLHNRMPVVLPDGLEQAWLETKDGPGLRALEPLLLGWDGGGWCVDPPPRANEQLPLFV
- a CDS encoding potassium channel family protein, giving the protein MITCLMLPHGLRQLAAIGYLSLPLVLLSALGNPIDQGRWPQLRTHIYRLLAFTTWVASLVWYLTPLSQQGTGVALLALWALLVLWSCERLIRNLAMERCINREVLLGALAGYLLLGLAAGLLFSGLETVAPGSFAAGRSLEGPVLRWQGATPDPSSPVWTVDFVELNYFAFVTLTTTGYGDIHPVTPQTQMLCVLVAITGTVYLAMVMGLLISRYTARDVEDDLEN